The genomic window ctgatttctctctttttattctgCAGTTCCTAAGAATACTAAACTATGACAGCCGCATCACCCACCAGGTTTCTGTAATGGAGCAGACGCTTGGTGTGATGGATAAGGTAAATCCTAAATGTGTCGTACCTATTGAGTTCCTGGGGGTGGGCGGGCACAAGCAGCTTTAATAAAGATGCATATTTGCTTTATTCAACTGTAAATGAACAGCTGCACAAGAAGAAGGTGAAGAACTGTCAGAAAGTATTTAAAGATCTGGAGAAGCGCATCTCTCTAAAGGAACAAGCAAACTACAAACTCAGCCAGGAGCTGCAAGAAATGCTTGTGTCTGTTTCAGAAAGACGGCATATCTTTGAAGCAGCTGGTGAGTCACTTTCTGTAGCATGCTTTTAGGTCACAAGTAAAAGACATTCATAAAATACATCTCCAAAGCTGATCAGTTGTTTCTATCAGCAGCACTATAGGGACAAAACACTGCCAGCAGCAGATTTTTGTTATGTTACATATACACAAATGGTATTGCCCTGCCTAAGAGAGCAATTTCAATATCCATCAGACACTAAGGATATGTCTAGACTTGAGATTTTTGCTCCTGTTGTAACTCAAGTTAATTAACTGTTGCTAGTATAAGTTggtgaaactccactgaagtcataaaACTACTCCTATTTGTATCAGAGACTTTAGTACAATACCTTTGTcctctgtaaaaaaataaattcctCCCTCCTCCGCTCACCATTTGTGCCTGGGCAAAACAGAAGGAGCAATACATTGCAAGAGCAAAAATTTGTCCTCAAGTGTAAGCTCTTTTGAAAGTTTAGCCTTGTCACTGAAATAAGAtatgccctggggcagggcctacAATAGATATTTTCTCTGATATGAACTATGTCTGATATTTTGGTTTGCACAGACACACGGCTTGTTTCTGAAAAAGCTGCAAAGGAGCATTATCAGGATATTGTGCAGCGACGACAGCTAGTGGATCTTGCAAAAGAACAGGCCCAAGAGATTTCAGTTCTTCAGGCAGAAGTTGAAAGGCTGAGAATGAGAACATTTCCCGCCCTTTTTGAAATGGAATATTAGCAGAAGGGTACTTCCACCAACATTAACGCAGATGAGTTCATCATTGCTTATCGGAGATGCATCTCTCTACAAAAGAATTGATTTCTTCCTTTATTTACTATTCTAAAATATTTTACTAGACGGAGTATGAAAGCTGTTTTGTACAGTTCATACCCAATTTTGGTGTGCCTGTTGTAatactttaatttaatttatgaTTTCATAGCTTAATGACAGACGTGTTTATTACTATAGAAGTAGATATTTTGAACAATACTGTCACCTTGTGtattctgtggtctgcaatgcACATTCCTATGATGTTGAAGAATGGAAGCAATTCAGAAAACCCTGAATTATATTTACTTAGGAAAAAAATATGGAGCAAAATTGCCAAGTAGTGTAACTAAAAATAGTTTTGTTAGACATCAATTTCTAGTACGTGTTGAATGAAACCACAAATATACTGATTATTTAAATTACCGGTTCATCATTGCGTCATGATAGCGTGATGACAGGCAGTATTTCATGCACTTTACCTTGATtatattataattaaaaaaaaaatacaatacccCTGCTTCATTTAACTCCCAAGTCTTGAGTTCAGGATCCCATATTTTACCTCATCAGTTGATGCCATCGCACACTGAACAGGTCAACATCGGTTAACATCACAAGAAAATGCTCTCAGCACTGTTTAAGTGTCTGTTTTTTCAATTGCTTTAATTGACATGATACACAAGTCTGAACTTGGAAGGCTTGGTAAGTGAAGTATGAACtggttttaaaaactgttttaaattcTGGAAGATACAATTTAAGTCTACACCCCCTGTTAATAATTTTGAATCCTAAAGAGTTGAacatcttttcatttttaaaccatTAGTTTCATCTTATTTCTGCTCTTAAATTTTATTCCActttactgtatttaaaaaaaaaaaatctaacagtcCTTAGATTAAATAAGCCTTATTAGAGCTACCCTACTGGACTCTTCTTAAACAGTTTCTACTATACACCCCACTAGTGGAGTCCAATTTCAGATGTGTTGGCATAAGATTTCTTCTCATACCATTTCTCTCCCCAAAGAGATGGGAAGCAGATAAGGAAAAGAGGAACCTTTAGTAAATTCTACCATATGGTCTAAAATGGACCTGCACAGGAATTTCCTGCCATTACAATTTCTCCCCACCTGTTCTAAATTTTCTTCTTCCATCTTTCCTAGGAAATACGCCTCAAGTTGGAGCCCCATTCCAAGGTGACATCACTAACAGCATTAATACTTTTGTTTAGCAAATACATTTGTTATCAAAACTTCTTGATTGCAGTTACTGCCTCCTTCTAGATCTGACTTCTATTTATTGCTTTATCATTAACTATGATTCATAATTAGTCTAATTACCCTTCCATGGTTCTTCCTAGATTTCTTACCTCATACCAAGTCCTCAACAGGAGGCAGGGGTTGAATTCCAATCTAGCAGAACCGAAGAGCCCTGGGAGGGCAGCTACTCCCTTCTGGATGCCCCGTCTTCTTACCCAAGCCACTGTATCAGCCTCTTCATCATCTTAGTAACCACGCAGATTATCAaattatttaataataaacactTCTTATATAAATTCCTAGTTAGCAGTAAAATTCACCCTATACCTTCCACCCAAGAGGGCCTTGCTGCAGAATTTAGGTCTAGTGTCACCTGATAGGCAGGAGCATGGTAATCTGgaacagcaaaacaaaaatatactACTAAACTCAGATTTTTCCTGATTTCCCCGCAGATACATCAGAAGCATCTTAGTGTTGAGGAAGGGAGTCTAAGTTGTCACATGTACAATAAAACCAAGTTACAGCAGATTAGGAATCTGTACATATACAATAAATTGGTGCATTCTGGAGGTGTGTGGGGCAGTTGGGGTTCTTGTAAATTTACACTAGATGAAGCATGTTTCAAAGTAAAAAATAAGAAATTCAGCAAAGAAAGAAGCAGCTAAAATAAATCGATGGTCAAGGAGACAGTCAACAGGGAAATCAACTTCTCTCACACAATCTCTAATTAACATAATAAAATACCACTCACAAATTAGAACTAAAACATAAGACGTATAAAGGGGGAAATGGCTTTGGGATTTAAGAAGAATAATTGCAGAAAGGTAAATTAAATGCAGACATTTAAATACATTAGACACAGTTCTGTTTTTGTTAAGCACCATAGAATATGTATTGCTTCTAGTATCACAAGATAAAGCCATGTACAAAAACTCAATATTGCTTCAGTAACTGAAAATATGCAATGTGATTACACCTGAACTTAATCCTTAGAAAGCTCGCATCAATTGACTGGCAAACTGAAGAAACTTTCAGAATATGTATGTGTTGAATTCCTCAACATCTTAGTATAACTAGAAAAAGCAGTTAACTTGATCCCAATATATCAAACAAGAGAAGGTACAGTGTAAAACTGATCAGACAAGATGCAGCCCGCTGTTTAAGTACAATATTACTAGATTTCATTTTCACATCCACTAATGGCAATTTTCTCAATGAGTAAGTTTCTGCCTGAGAGATAATCCTTTCCAGAAAATAACTGCTTCTTACAGCATATACATAAGCAAAGTATATTCCAACAATCCACTAAAACAAACTATCATGATGGTTTATCAGTTTATATTTAATCTTTTTTATAACAGAAACCTTTGTAATTGTAAATTACATATCTGTAAAGTCTTCTTCTGTTCTGCTGTAGTGTAGTAACTTGTCTTCTAATCCAAAATTGTCTATCAACAGAGTAAGGCTCAGTTTATTGCCATCTGTAGACAAAGCTGACTGGAGTTCATAAAGCATCAACTGAGTGCTGCATCTCCATTTCGTTATCAAAGATTGCAATTCTGATGGGTTATTCTGAAATGGGGAGGGAGAACGGTTACTTACAGAGTCACAGAAATTATAGAAAAACAATGTTTGGAACTTTACAGATATTTATATAACTTAATTAACTGAAAGAGCCCCCGaacaattacattaaaaaactaTATGCAGAGAGaatttctgcctcctctggggtggaatgcaaCAATTACTTCTGTAGTGGTGCTGTCCAAGACAGGAAGTGGGAAAAACAGCTCATCCACTTATAACTACAGTGGAAGCTTAGGTATGAAGAATACAATTGAATTAGAATTTGACCCCTCATCTTCTACAAAAAGTTGCATGCATCTTTATCATCTATATATAGGATCTCTGCACTTTCAGCAGTACAATATCCACTAACAATGATGGGAAATTAAGTTGTAATCAAACAGAGAAGTGCTATCTCGTGAATCAACACTTTTCAGCAATACCTAGGGCTGCATCAACACTGGCAGCATTGAGACCCAAGAACCTAACACGATGAAAAAAACCTGTgccttatctacactacagcttctGTGGTTATTTCTTTTAGTAGAGCTGTACTGTTGGCAAATTATACATCCGACATtgtccagtgtagacaagacatAAGCATTGGTAGTCTCCCAGTCAagtgcaaacacttttcacaataaAAGACAGAGGTCAAGAACAGTTAAAGATGTATTTGAAATAAACATCCAGTTTAAAAGCCATTCTTAAAGAGTTACATTATTATgcattattttttattgcattcttTTAGTTTGGATGATGAAAACAGAATAgtctttcattttgatttctcATCAGTTTCAATTTCAGGTTCTCATATATTAGCCCAATGCTGCAATCTTTAGGCTTGAAACACTACCaaggaatgtttttgttttaaaaaatatttctccaATAgaatttaaaacacacacagaaacattTCTATTAGAGTTGGTCAcaatttttgaattttgaaattaaatttaaaaaggaaaacaaaaaataaataaatcaaccaACCTTCTTACCTGCTTTTTGACTAGCTCTGATTTCTACTGGTTTTAGGAGTTtataaaaatgtctttttatAGAACCAAATTTGCCCTGAAATTAGGTCAGCCCTGCCTGGCCCCATttcaaaaaacattaaaagagaAAAGATTTAGAGCAGAGATAGCGTTGACCTATTCAGAAACTCTTCTCACCTTGGATCTGTACATCTTGACCAGTTTGAGTCTTCGAAGCAGCTCTTCCTTCTCTTGGACCTGCTTCAACAATCTTAATTTTTCCTCCAGTAGTTCTTGTTGACTAAGGTCAGCCCCCAACACCACAGAGTGTGGAGAATTCTGAACAAGTCTGCACCAATGTCTCTCCTCTACAGGACTATTCAAACTTGTAGTTGCAGCACAGTTCTTCTCCAGGATTTCACAGCTATTTTGTAATCTGGAACAGGATTCTTTTGCCAATCGAGCCccttcttcagaagcactgtAATCTTTTTCTTCAATATCTACTTTAAGGCGTTTTGCCACAGTGAAACTGGAATTAAATGAACGTCTTGCTTTCTTTAATCGCTCCTTAAGTGCTGTGCTCATTGGCTAAAGAAAATGacaaaggaacaaaaaaaaataatcaaacaataTTTTTGCTAATATAAAATGTTTATTTGGGAGAAGAACGAACAGAAGTGACCTTAATCTAAGTAGTAAGTTTACCAGTTCAATTTTTACAGTATATGTAAACCCTACTATGATGTAAATTTTCACAACTGTGAGGAAGATAACTGCTCAGTCACATGTATACCTACACACACTCACTCAAAAGCTAGTCGTTAAGAAAGAGTTGTGGCTCCAACCTTCCTGACTTCATCTCTCAGGACCAAATCCTGCTGTCCTTATTCAATGACTCCAGGAGAATTTTCTTTAAGAAAGGAAGTACAACTATCCTAATGGTCAAAATTTAGAAACTGTTACAAGTCAGTATGTTACCATATCTAAAAAATCTCAGCATGGAAATCTACTGGAGACTTCAGAACTAGAGGGAACTCAAAATACCTACTGGATCAATAGCACAGCCTTTTTCCCCCGTTTTAGTTTCACATATTGCTCACAATATGCTATGTACTTTCCAAATATAAAGCCTGGCATGAACTCTCAAATGTAAGGAAATTAATACTTAAAGAAAAACTACAGTGTAATATATTGGATAGTACAATCACtataaatataattataaaagTAAATCAATAAGTTTTGTAAGTAAAAatcaacaatttttaaaaaaaacctctgcctTCATGACCAGTTCATGATGCAAAGCAGGACTGAAGGAATCCTTTCCTCCACTGGACAGCACTGCAAGTCAAGCATTTCAAAGTTATTTGTAAGGCAGATCccctatttttttgttttaagggaaaaaacacaaatctgtaggtattaaaaaaaaattaaatgatagAATTCGGCTTATAGTAGCTTTGAAACTGTTTTCAAGTGTCTTCTACTAGGAACATTTTTGCAGGTCTATTCTGCAGGAAAGAAAGCTGCCTCAATGACTGAATGTAAACACAGATATGCCTAAATACGGCTTTAAAAATCAATTCAATATGAGCCTGATTTTGCACCCTGACTCAAGATGAGTAGCTCTCAAAATCCAAATGGGACTACTTGCACAGTAAGGTACTACCCAGTATGTGTACGGGTAGCAGAATTGGACCAtactaaattaatttaaattgaccTCATTTAAGTTAACTAATGCAAACAtcatatactcctgggggaattctgcgccactgtgcaaGCACAGAGTTAAGGTCCCCtgaagattttttcccctcctgcagaATAATTTATTCTGACAGGGAGGTGAAGGGAAGCCACGAGAGAGGTCAtgctgcaattacacctttcACCCAACGGGCTGATGTGCCAGAAAAGAGGGCAGCTGGCTCATGGCTGGAGCAGCCAGCCATGgagaggaagggggcagaggctgccttcctcacagcaccctgcccaAGAGGCCAAGTGAGGAGACACAGAatatgggggagacagagtggtACTGCTGGAGAGGGGTTtacacagactggggttcagaagggctagtttTCAG from Gopherus flavomarginatus isolate rGopFla2 chromosome 6, rGopFla2.mat.asm, whole genome shotgun sequence includes these protein-coding regions:
- the SFR1 gene encoding swi5-dependent recombination DNA repair protein 1 homolog → METPLLDKSTSLCSTPKDRGTLAPQSTGSGKKPMSTALKERLKKARRSFNSSFTVAKRLKVDIEEKDYSASEEGARLAKESCSRLQNSCEILEKNCAATTSLNSPVEERHWCRLVQNSPHSVVLGADLSQQELLEEKLRLLKQVQEKEELLRRLKLVKMYRSKNNPSELQSLITKWRCSTQLMLYELQSALSTDGNKLSLTLLIDNFGLEDKLLHYSRTEEDFTDM